The genomic stretch TGACCTGGTCGAAGGCGGATTCCACCTGTTTCCCTACGACGGCGATTACATTCTGAAGGTCGCGAAGCTGATGAAAGACGATCTTGGGGTGCAGCGCGTGGCTCCGGCCCATTGCACGGGCAATCTCGCATTCAAGATTTTCCGCGACTTGTACGGAGAGAAATACAACTACGCTGGCGTGGAATCCGAGGTCCCGTTCTCGCACTAATTGCCGATCGTCACCGGATCCGTGGTCTAGCCTGGCCACCCTAACGCTGCGATAAACTACTGGCAACTGCGTATTGACTTACTGTCAGCCATGCGCGTCCGAGTCCTATTTTTCGGGATGTTAAAAGAGGTTGCGGGGCGGGAGCGCGACAGCGTGGAGCTGCCCGAGCGCTCGCGCGTCTCCGACCTGCTGGGGAAGTATGCCGCAATGGCGCCTGCGCTCAAGCCTTATTACGACGTGATGGCGGTGGCGCTGAACCAGGAGTACAGCAATCCGGATGCGCCGCTGCACGAGGGCGATGAAGTGGCGTTGATACCGCCGGTCAGTGGTGGGAAGTCGGGGGCAGGGAAGACGAGGCAGGGAAAAACGTCAAAAGCAAAGGCCGCGGACCGGAGTGTCCGCGCTACACAGGCGATGACTGGAGTTGCCGGCGGGACCCCGGCGCTACGCGGACAGCACGCGAGGATTGTCCGGGAGAAGATTGATGCTCATGCGGTGGCGGACGCGATCAAGCAGCCGGCGGATGGCGCGGTAGCGGTGTTTGAGGGAATCGTCCGCGATCATAGTCGCGGGCGGCGTACGCGTTATCTCGATTACGAAGCTTACGAGCCCATGGCGCTGAAGCAGATGGAAGAGCTGGCGGAGCGCGCGCTGCAGCAGTTCAAGGTGCGGGAGGTCGCGCTGGTGCATCGGCTGGGGCGGTTGCAGATCGGCGAGACCAGCGTGCTGGTGGCGGTGGCGGCGGCGCATCGCGGGCCGGCGTTTGACGCCTGCCGCTGGCTGATTGATACCTTGAAGAAGACGGTGCCCATCTGGAAGAAAGAACATTTTGAGGATGGCGCGGTGTGGGCGGATGGGGAGCCGTTTCCGGCAGAGGTGTCACGGGCGGGGGCAGGCATCCCGGCAGCATCTAAGTGACTAGTTTCCATGATTTTTGTTGACCCAAGGCAAATTGCGCGCCTGGCGCTTACGGCCGTCGTGTTTTTGTTCAGCCTAATTGGGCTGGCACAAAACGGAGATTCCAATCCGGCGACGGCGCGGCCGCCCTCTTCGACGCGCCCACCAAGTGCCAACGAAGACGACCAGAGCACCACATTCAAGGTCAACGTAAAGCTGGTGAACGTATTCGCCACGGTGGTGGATGAGCACGGCTCGCCGGTTGCGGGCCTGAAGAAAGAAGACTTCACGCTGTGGGAGGACAAGCGTCCGCAGAAGATTGCGTTTTTCGGGAAGGAGTCCGCGCTGCCGCTATCCATTGTTATGGCGATTGACGCCAGCCTGAGCACGCGCAAGGACCTGAAGCTGGAGACGGAGTCGGCGCGGCGATTTGTGCACGCGATTTTGCGGTCGGTGGATGCGCTTACACTGTATCAGTTCAGCGACGCAGTGGATGAGATGGTGACCTTCACGCCCGACCTGCGGCGCATAGACCAGGCGATTGACCGTATCCATGTGGGCTCGGCGACCGCGCTCTACGACACGTTGTATCTGGGCGCGCGTGCGTTGGGAAACCGCCAGGGCAGGAAGGTGATGGTCGTGATCACCGACGGCGGAGATACTTCCAGCAAGACGAGTTATGCCGAGGCGCTGCGGGCGGCGCAGGAATCTGAGGCAATTGTTTACAGCATTATCGTGGTGCCGATTGAGGCCGATGCCGGGCGCGACATTGGCGGCGAACACGCGCTGATTCAAATTGCCAGCGACACCGGCGGCAAACATTATTATGCCAGCTCGATCGCCCAGTTGGATGCCGCGTTTCGCCAGATCAGCGATGAACTACGAACACAGTACCTGCTGGCCTATTACCCGTCGCAACGGCTCTCGGATTCGCAGTTCCGGCGCATTGAGATTCAGGTGAACGGGCCCGCCGGCTCGGGCCTCGCGGTGCGCCATCGGACGGGGTACTACACCATGAAGTCCGACTGGTGAGCTACTTGTTAGAGGCTGCGCTCGAGCTCTCGAGTTTGTTGACGAAAGTCCGAGTTTGTTCTGCCATGGGGCCGCTGGGATCGAGGCGCAGATACTCCTTAAATTCCCGCACCGCGCCTTCGTTGTCTCGTTTTCGCAAGTGAATATTTCCCAAGAGCACGTGGATGGGAGGAAATTCCGGATGCGTGGTGGCAACATTGGCGGCGTGCGGTTCCGCGTCCTCCACTTTGCCCATCGCGAAGTAGGTCTTTGCCAGTTCATATTCGGCGGCGGTGGCTTGGGGATTGAGTTCCAGGCCGCGGGAAAGGCTCTTTTCAGCAGCGGGATAGTCTTTCTCGTGACTTAAAAGAATGCCGAGCGCGATGTGGGCGTCGGGCAGTTTGGGTTCGAGCTGAATCGCTTTTTCCAATGAAGACTTGGCGTCGGCGGGCTTGGCGTCCTCAAGGTAAGCCATGCCCAGCATCATGTAGGCGTCATAATAAGGATGGTGGAGGCTGACGGCTTTCCGCAGGTGCTCAATGCTTTTTGGCGGGTCTTTTTTCTCCAGCAATAGCACCTTGCCGGCGGCAAACTCTTTGCGCGCCGGTTCCGGCACTGCTGCGTCGCGAACATTCAGACCGGCTTGAGGCCCCTCCGGAGGTAGAGCCGCTGGAACGTCCTTCCGGTCGGGCTGAAGATCAAACATGACGTATTCCGTCGTGGCCATCGTGAGATCAACCTGCTGGATGGTTTCTTTGTAGCCCCTCTGCCGGACGTGAACCATGAAAACCTGCTGGCCCGGATTCTGAAAATCGAACTTGCCCGCTTGGTCCGTGTCGGTTTGAGCCTGAGTGTCAAAGCCCTGCCCTTCCAGTCTGACAAGGACGTGATAGAGCGGAGTGTGAGTCACAGCATCACGAACAACTCCGTGAATTTCAGTGTGGTGAGAGGGTGTTTGCTTCATCTGGGCACGCGCGGGAACGCTGGCCAGCAGTGCGCAAAGTAAGAGGAAAGTGATTCGAACGCGGTAATTCATGGGTGCCTCCCCGGGGAGGACATTCTAGTACCACTACGAACGCGAATGACTTAAATAATTGAAGGAAGGACGCGGGAGTGCCTGGCTTGACGCTCCGCCACAGCTCGCAATACCCTAATAGTTCTGATGTTTATCTCTGTGGGTTGTGATGTTCTCTCGGCTCGGCGCCGCAGCGTGCGTTTGGTAACGTTGATCACAGCGCTGTTGCTGGTGATACCGAGTCTCTGCTTAGCAAAAGATAAAGCCTCTGCGCTTTCTCCCCACTATCGCGAATGGCTGACAAAAGATGCAGCCTACATAATTACGAACCAGGAAAAAGATGCGTTTTTGAGATTGACCAGCGATCAGGCGCGAGATCAATTCATCGAGCGCTTCTGGGAGATACGCAATCCGACTCCAGCTTCACCCGACAACGCCTACAAGACTGAGCATTATCGCCGAATCACGTACGCGAACCAGTACTTTGGGCACGTGAGCCATACCGAAGGCTGGCGAACCGACATGGGACGCGTCTATATAACCTTGGGTGAACCCGCCCAAAAGCAGAAACTGCTTGGGCTGCAAAAGATCGCGCCCATGGAGATCTGGTTCTACTCCAACGCAAACCAGGCATTGCCGCCTTTTTTCTACGTGGTCTTTTATCAGCGGGATCCAAGCAGTGAGTTCCGAATCTATAGTCCCTATGGCGATGGGCCGGAAAAGCTCATCAACAGCGTGGCGGGGCCGCAACGTGCAGAAGCGCTGAAGATCATCTCAAACGATGCTGGGGCTGATGTCGCGCGGGTCACGATGAGCCTGATTCCCGATGAACCTGTGGATATGGAGGGCGGGCAAATCAGTTTGCAATCTGATGTGATGCTGGCGACCATCCGGAACCTTGCCAACAATCCGCTGTCGCAAGAACAGCTGGCGAACCGTCGCCGGCTCCTCGAGGACGTGACCCACCGACTCATCCTGGGTCCTGAATATCTGGATGTGCTTACTGTCCCGCTCCGTGACGCCGCAGGCGATATGAATTTGCATTACGTGCTGCGATTCAAGAAGCCGGAGGATTTTACGGTGGGAGAGGCCTCCAAAGGAGGCTACTACTACTCAATTCTTGCCGCAGTAAAAGTTTATTCCGCGGCCGGCAAGCTGATTTTTACTGACGAGAAAAAGATCGCGCGGGAAATAGGAAAAGATAAATTCGAAGAGATTAAGGGCAAGGTGTTCGGGTTTGAAGGATGGTTGCCACTTCCTCCGAGCAAGTACAAATTGGAATTCCAACTGACCGACCTGTTGCGCAATGCTGCCTACCGTCGTGAGGTACAGGTAGCAATTCCGGAAGTGCAACCCGGAGAACTGCAGGTTTCTAATCTCGTTCCGTTTACAGATGCAAGCATGATTGAGCCAGGGCAACAAACCTTGCCGTTCAGTGGCGCAGGCGTGCAATTTGTTCCCATGGCGGGCCAGGAACTGCAGTTGACCCAAGGCCGAGAACTAAAGTTTTTTTACCAAGTGTGGGATGCGCCGGCGGGAAACGTTTCTCGAGCGGGCAAGAAGCTTGACGTGGATTATTCATTCGGCAGGATGGGAGCTAAGGACACCAAGACGCTGCACGATGAAATTCCCCTCGATCAGTTGGATCCGGGCGGCTCTGTCCTCAACGGAAAAAAGATACCGACCGTGGATCTGGCGCCGGGGAATTATCGGCTGGTTATGACGTTGCGTGATCCGGACAGTCAAGCGAAGACCTATGGCTCGCTAAGTTTCAGCGTGCTAACGGCCTCGACCGCTTCGCCTGCGTGGGATGTTTCCGACGAGGGCTTAGCGGAGAGAGCCAAAAGCGGCACGGCAGACTATCAAAGGGCGACTTGCTACCAGGCACTCGGAGATCGCGAGCACGCGCTGGAGTGGTTTCAGAAAGCCTATGCGAAGAGTCCTAACGAAGAGCGTTTCCGCAGCAAATTGGTAGAAATGTATTTCGCCCACCAGGAATATTCGCGCGTAGCCGATCTTTATGTAAAAAGCGGCATCGGCAACTCAACCGACGACGAAACAATTGTTAGGATCGCGGAGAGTTTCGACAAGACGGGAGACACCAGAAAAGCGGTTGAAGTGATGGAGTCAGCCGCCAGCCTGAAACCGGGGAGCGGGCCACTGCAGCTCGGTCTGGCTGAATATTATCGGAAGACTGGCGACCTGCAGAAAGCGGCAGCCGCTGAACAAAAGGGCAAACAGCTGATGTCAGCTCATCCCGAGTCATAGCCCCGGTTTCAACCGCTTCACCACAGTGAAGTGGTTTTTGGCCCCAAAATTATTCAAAATTCCATAGCAGTTCATCCCCGTACACTATGGAAATCCGAAACCGATGATGCCAGTAGATTCGTAAGTGATTGAAAGAATTACTGCATATCGACACATAGCAGCGGCAAACAAAGTGCAATAACAACTAGCTGTTTATCCGCCGAAAGGCAGCGGCCCGGGGTACCCAGGTATATCGGCCACGCAAAGGCCACCCCCAGAATTTTAGAACTCCCAGGTTCTTTGGAGGAAGAATGAGAAAGTACGTTTCAATCTTGGCGCTTGTTTTGGTGTTGCTCTTTACTTTTACGGCTCTAGCGCAAGAGTCTGCCGTGAAGGGCAATGTGAGCGGTACCGTAGTTGACCCGTCCGGCGCGGTGGTACCCAACGCGAAGGTCACTTTGAGCGGGCCCCAGGGCACGAGGACAGCAACTACAGACGGAAGCGGGCGGTTTTACTTTGACCTCCTGGTTCCGGGTGCCTATTCGGTGAAAGCTGAGGCCCAGGGCTTTAAGACCGCTGATGTGAAGGGAATCCAGGTTTTCACCAACCGAAACTCGAACATTCAGGTGAAGCTCGAGCCAGGCGGCGCGAGTGAGGTAGTCGAGGTGAGTGCGGCTGCAGTCACGGTAGACACGACATCTACTGCGGTCAGCACCAACCTTAACAATGACTTCTATTCCAGAGTTCCGGTGGCCCGCAATGTCACCGGTCTGTTCTATGCCAGTCCTGGAGTGACCTCGGGCGGCGGCACCGGTCCGGCGAACCCGTCAATCTCCGGCGGCAGCGGCCTGGAGAATCAATACGTGGCGGATGGCGTAAACATCACTGACGGCGCATTCGGTGGTATCGGCGTGTTCTCGCGCGTTTATGGATCGCTCTCCACCGGTATTAACCTCTCATTCGTTAAGGAAGTGCAGGTCAAAACGGCTGGCTACGAGCCGCAATACGGCAAGAGCACAGGCGGTTTGGTGCAGATCGTTACCAAGTCTGGCGGTAACGACTTCCATGGCGGTATTTCAGGGTTCTTTGGTCCAAAAGCGTTTGAATCCCAGCGTTTGAACCCCGATAACTTCAACCGGTTGAACCAAACCGGCTTGTTGCTTCACGACCAGGGTTACGACGTCGCCGGCGAAATCGGCGGCTATGTCCCAGGCCTGCGCAATAAGCTCTTCTTCTTTGGATCGTTCAATCCTTCGTGGAAGACTCAATTCGACCGCTTCGCGACTCTGCACGGGGCTTACAACTTCCCGCTGGTCGGCACGACGAATGACCTCAAACAGACCTTCTACAACTACGCAGCCAAGCTGACCTGGAAGCTCTCCGACAAGCACCAGTTAGAGTCGTCGGTGTACGGCGATCCAACACGCAGCAACACTGGCGCGTTCAACACCACCAGCACCTTTAGCGATACGACCTTCAGTAAGCTTTCGAACGGTACTCGCAACTGGGTGGCTCGCTACAACGGCGTCCTCTCGCCGACATGGCTGGCCAACGCGTCGTTCTCGTGGGGACACAACTACCTGACCGAGACGCCGAAGGCCCCGAACATTTACCAAATCCTCGACGTCACGGGTTGCGGTTTTACGGGCACAACCGGCTCAACCTCATGCAGAACCCCACTCACGCCTGGGACGCTGGATGGACCATTGGGGCCGCTCTCTGGCATCTTTACTCGCCAGGGTCTGGGATTCAGTGAAACCACTCAGGGCGACAACTACGGGCTGAATTTCGATACCCAGAAGACAGTGGACAAGCTAGGTTCGCATACCTTCGGGATCGGCTATCACTATGAACGCAACTTCTACAAGGGTAACCGCTCCCGTTCAGGCCCATCGTTTCCTATTACAGCGCTCATGGCGCTGGATCCGAATCGCGGCCAGGGACTTGACGCGAGCGCAATCGGTCTGGTCAGCGATGCCGCATTCCAATTACGCGTAACATCGGCAACCGGCGCTTTCTGTACGTCTCCTGCGGGTGCTTGCCCCACTATGTTCGTTCCTGGAGCCGGGATAAAGAGTGTGTACCTTCGCCAAACCCGAGGCGAGTTCGGCAAGGTGCCATTCGACACGGACGGCAATTACCATGCCGCCTACGTGAACGATGCCTGGTCGCCCAATCGCCATGTCACGATGAACATTGGGTGGCGTTGGGAGCAGCAACGTATGCAGGGCACGCCCTATACCGACTTCAGGACGGGCCAGAAGTTCCATACCCACTACACCTACACTGATAACTGGTCTCCCCGCCTTGGTCTCTCCATTGATCCCCTCGGCGATCGGAAGAGCAAGATCTATGGCAACTTTGCCCGGTACAGCTACGCCATACCGCTCGACATGGCGATCCGCTCGCTCAGCAACGAACTGGACTTCGGCGCAACCGCGTGGTTGCCGGTGGCCGATGCTTCCGGAAATGTTGCCCTCAACCCGGACGGCACGCTGGTGAACCCGATCCTTGACGATGCGCATTACGTCACTGCCGTCAGCGGCGCCAGCCTGTCTTCAACGACCAGCATCGCTCCCGGCACCAAAATGCAGTATTTGCAAGAGTGGATGGGCGGGATTGAACACGAGTTCCCCAAAGGGATCGTCGTGGACGTCCGCTTCATAGACCGCAGGCTGAAGCGGATCGTGGAGGACATGGCCGGCATTTCACCGGAGGCCTTCCAGTGCTGCCTCAACCAGAACTACCTGATCAGCAACCCGAGCGCAGGGACAGATCTGTTTATCAATCCAATTCAG from Terriglobales bacterium encodes the following:
- a CDS encoding molybdenum cofactor biosynthesis protein MoaE — protein: MRVRVLFFGMLKEVAGRERDSVELPERSRVSDLLGKYAAMAPALKPYYDVMAVALNQEYSNPDAPLHEGDEVALIPPVSGGKSGAGKTRQGKTSKAKAADRSVRATQAMTGVAGGTPALRGQHARIVREKIDAHAVADAIKQPADGAVAVFEGIVRDHSRGRRTRYLDYEAYEPMALKQMEELAERALQQFKVREVALVHRLGRLQIGETSVLVAVAAAHRGPAFDACRWLIDTLKKTVPIWKKEHFEDGAVWADGEPFPAEVSRAGAGIPAASK
- a CDS encoding VWA domain-containing protein gives rise to the protein MIFVDPRQIARLALTAVVFLFSLIGLAQNGDSNPATARPPSSTRPPSANEDDQSTTFKVNVKLVNVFATVVDEHGSPVAGLKKEDFTLWEDKRPQKIAFFGKESALPLSIVMAIDASLSTRKDLKLETESARRFVHAILRSVDALTLYQFSDAVDEMVTFTPDLRRIDQAIDRIHVGSATALYDTLYLGARALGNRQGRKVMVVITDGGDTSSKTSYAEALRAAQESEAIVYSIIVVPIEADAGRDIGGEHALIQIASDTGGKHYYASSIAQLDAAFRQISDELRTQYLLAYYPSQRLSDSQFRRIEIQVNGPAGSGLAVRHRTGYYTMKSDW
- a CDS encoding tetratricopeptide repeat protein — encoded protein: MNYRVRITFLLLCALLASVPARAQMKQTPSHHTEIHGVVRDAVTHTPLYHVLVRLEGQGFDTQAQTDTDQAGKFDFQNPGQQVFMVHVRQRGYKETIQQVDLTMATTEYVMFDLQPDRKDVPAALPPEGPQAGLNVRDAAVPEPARKEFAAGKVLLLEKKDPPKSIEHLRKAVSLHHPYYDAYMMLGMAYLEDAKPADAKSSLEKAIQLEPKLPDAHIALGILLSHEKDYPAAEKSLSRGLELNPQATAAEYELAKTYFAMGKVEDAEPHAANVATTHPEFPPIHVLLGNIHLRKRDNEGAVREFKEYLRLDPSGPMAEQTRTFVNKLESSSAASNK
- a CDS encoding GWxTD domain-containing protein, which gives rise to MRLVTLITALLLVIPSLCLAKDKASALSPHYREWLTKDAAYIITNQEKDAFLRLTSDQARDQFIERFWEIRNPTPASPDNAYKTEHYRRITYANQYFGHVSHTEGWRTDMGRVYITLGEPAQKQKLLGLQKIAPMEIWFYSNANQALPPFFYVVFYQRDPSSEFRIYSPYGDGPEKLINSVAGPQRAEALKIISNDAGADVARVTMSLIPDEPVDMEGGQISLQSDVMLATIRNLANNPLSQEQLANRRRLLEDVTHRLILGPEYLDVLTVPLRDAAGDMNLHYVLRFKKPEDFTVGEASKGGYYYSILAAVKVYSAAGKLIFTDEKKIAREIGKDKFEEIKGKVFGFEGWLPLPPSKYKLEFQLTDLLRNAAYRREVQVAIPEVQPGELQVSNLVPFTDASMIEPGQQTLPFSGAGVQFVPMAGQELQLTQGRELKFFYQVWDAPAGNVSRAGKKLDVDYSFGRMGAKDTKTLHDEIPLDQLDPGGSVLNGKKIPTVDLAPGNYRLVMTLRDPDSQAKTYGSLSFSVLTASTASPAWDVSDEGLAERAKSGTADYQRATCYQALGDREHALEWFQKAYAKSPNEERFRSKLVEMYFAHQEYSRVADLYVKSGIGNSTDDETIVRIAESFDKTGDTRKAVEVMESAASLKPGSGPLQLGLAEYYRKTGDLQKAAAAEQKGKQLMSAHPES
- a CDS encoding TonB-dependent receptor, with translation MRKYVSILALVLVLLFTFTALAQESAVKGNVSGTVVDPSGAVVPNAKVTLSGPQGTRTATTDGSGRFYFDLLVPGAYSVKAEAQGFKTADVKGIQVFTNRNSNIQVKLEPGGASEVVEVSAAAVTVDTTSTAVSTNLNNDFYSRVPVARNVTGLFYASPGVTSGGGTGPANPSISGGSGLENQYVADGVNITDGAFGGIGVFSRVYGSLSTGINLSFVKEVQVKTAGYEPQYGKSTGGLVQIVTKSGGNDFHGGISGFFGPKAFESQRLNPDNFNRLNQTGLLLHDQGYDVAGEIGGYVPGLRNKLFFFGSFNPSWKTQFDRFATLHGAYNFPLVGTTNDLKQTFYNYAAKLTWKLSDKHQLESSVYGDPTRSNTGAFNTTSTFSDTTFSKLSNGTRNWVARYNGVLSPTWLANASFSWGHNYLTETPKAPNIYQILDVTGCGFTGTTGSTSCRTPLTPGTLDGPLGPLSGIFTRQGLGFSETTQGDNYGLNFDTQKTVDKLGSHTFGIGYHYERNFYKGNRSRSGPSFPITALMALDPNRGQGLDASAIGLVSDAAFQLRVTSATGAFCTSPAGACPTMFVPGAGIKSVYLRQTRGEFGKVPFDTDGNYHAAYVNDAWSPNRHVTMNIGWRWEQQRMQGTPYTDFRTGQKFHTHYTYTDNWSPRLGLSIDPLGDRKSKIYGNFARYSYAIPLDMAIRSLSNELDFGATAWLPVADASGNVALNPDGTLVNPILDDAHYVTAVSGASLSSTTSIAPGTKMQYLQEWMGGIEHEFPKGIVVDVRFIDRRLKRIVEDMAGISPEAFQCCLNQNYLISNPSAGTDLFINPIQVDYPAGGLPASCASGGTATDFAGNPVGDFCITNPATAGLLGADGKPDGFVNPVRIYRAVEFEVNKSFSAGWQMRTNYRWSELSGNYEGAFRNDNGQSDPSISSLFDFVRGDFGLLGDQFAVGWLNTDRRHIINSYLSYTFSSSFLKNLTLGTGVRVESGIPINDLRAHPAYQNSGEIPVGGRGSLGRTPTDGQADIHAEYGIKLTERQMLHLGTDLFNITNQRTQLRVDQNQDRSFLVSNADFLKPYQGTTGGLNPIVGFQRPFNARLFARWTF